The Treponema primitia ZAS-1 genome contains the following window.
AATTATATATTTTGGTATCCAGAAGAACCATATTTTACGAGAGATGTAAAACCACTATTATTGAGAGAAATAAGATAAAAAGGGGTTTACTGCGCCTAACAGGTTTGTTTACGCTTCGTCGTTTCTTATCGGAGTTCTGTTTTGATAAATCGGTTATGCCTCCCATAGGTATGTCATCATTTTTTGGCGGCGGTGAAAATAAGATTTTTCTTGCTTTTTTCCCATAGTATGGTAAAATTATTTTCACAAATAACTATGGAGGAAAAGTATGAATTTACAGCGTCCCAATGGTAATGACGCCACACGGTCGGTTAACCGCTCGACCAGTGTGGTACCCTCAAGCGGCCTCTGTTCCCGGTGTATCGACGGGTGCAAGGGGAATTGTGAAATCTTTAAGGCAACATTCAGGGGCAGGGAACTCATCTATCCAGGGCCTTTCGGGGATATAACTGCGGGGGGGGATAAAAATTACCCCGTGGATTATTCCCATCTCAATATCCAAGGATATGCCCAGGGCGCCGAAGGGCTTCCTACGGGAACTCCGGCGGACCCGGATCATGCCCGGTTTCCCCTGGTTAACACAGAAACCGAATACGGCTGGGATAAAAAAGTTAAAATGACCATGCCGGTATTTACCGGCGCCTTGGGATCCACCGAAATTGCCCGGAAGAACTGGGAACACTTTGCCGTGGGAGCCGCCATTTCAGGGGTTACCATAGTCTGCGGCGAGAATGTTTGCGGCATTGATCCTGGACTGGAATTGAATGGCAGCAAAAAAGTAGCTAAAGCCCCCGACATGGACCGGCGTATTGCAGCCTACAAAAAATACCACTCAGGGTACGGGGAGATCCTTATTCAGATGAATGTGGAGGATACGAACCTCGGTGTGGCGGAGTATATTATTGAAAAGCATAAAATCGAAACCATAGAGCTTAAGTGGGGCCAGGGCGCTAAATGTATAGGCGGCGAAATCAAAGTCGGTTCCCTTGAGCGGGCTCTGGAACTCCAGAAGCGGGGCTACATCGTTACCCCCGATCCATCGGATCCCATTATCCAGGCCTCTTTTAAAGACGGGGCTATTAAAGAATTTGAACGTCACAGCCGCCTGGGCTTTGTTACTGAAGAAGGCTTTATGAAGGAAGTGGCCCGCCTGCGTGGTCTTGGCTTTAAACGTATCACCCTTAAAACCGGCGCTTACAGTCTTAAAGAATTGGCTATGGCTATCAAATACTGTTCCAAAGCTAAGATCGATCTCCTCACCATTGACGGCGCTTCAGGCGGCACCGGCATGAGCCCCTGGCGCATGATGGAAGAATGGGGTGTTCCTTCACTTTACCTTCACAGCGCAGCCTATGAGTATTCATCAATACTTGCCGCCCAGGGTGAGCGGGCGCCCGACCTCGCTTTTGCGGGCGGGTTCAGTTCCGAAGACGGTGTCTTTAAGGCCCTGGCCTTAGGCGCCCCCTATGTAAAGGCGGTGTGTATGGGCCGTGCGCTCATGATCCCCGGTATGGTGGGAAAGAACATAGCCCAATGGCTTAAAGATGGGAATCTTCCCAAAACTGTAGCCGATTACGGAAGCAGCCCGGAAGAGATTTTTGTTAACTACGAAAAAGTAAAGAACATCGTTGGGGGAGGGGAAATCGACAAGATACCCCTGGGCGCCATCGGTATCTACAGCTATGCGGATAAGCTCAAAGTCGGCCTCCAGCAGCTCATGGCCGGGGCCCGGCGTTTCAATCTTTCTATCATCAGCCGTAAAGACCTCATGTCCCTTACGGAAGAGTGCACCAAAGTTACGGGCATTCCCTATCTTATGGATTGTTACCGTGATGAGGCCATGAAGATACTAAGGGGCTAATGAAGGAATAGCCATCGGGAAAAAATGAGAGTGAGGATATTATATCCTCCGGTCATTTTTTTCCATGGTTTTTTACAAAGGCCCGGTATTTTTCGGGATCGCTCTTAAAGGCAATGATCGGGGATTCCGGTTCCAAGCCGGTCTTTTCCAGAGCTTTGGAAGCCTCAAGGAGAAGCCGGTCCGCTCCAAGCAGCCGTCCTGAACGGGCGCTGATGCCGATACGGAGATCGCTCTTGTGTGGGAATATCTCCGGAAGGCTGGTTAGTATCTGGTTGTGAAACTGCTTGGCCTTAGCAAAGCTCTCGTCAAGGTTGCTGTTGGGAAGGATTATAGATATGCCCCGATCTCCCCGTTCAAAGATGAGGTCTTGGTCGGTAAAAAACTGCAGCGCCCGGTCGATAAATTTTCGGTAGACAATGGAATCATCCCCAACGCCAAACCCGGCGGTAAGGCTTAATTCCATGAGAATCAGGGTCAGATCCTGTTCAGCGGCGGAACAGATGCGTAAGTTCAAGTCCAGCTTTTCCTTGGTATGGGATTCCCCGGCCGCATTACTACGGCTCAATGGGGGGGCTTTTTCCGGGGTGGGATAGATTTTCTGCATTTTATCCGAAACCAAGGATTCTGCTTTCTTATTGGTGATAGAGGAAATCAACAGGGTCACCGCGGACAGAAGGATGGCGGCTAAAATCATTAAAAGGGATTGTTTTAATACAAGTGTAAAGGCAGGGTAATTAATGTCATTAGATACCGCAGTGATGGTTGCATTCCGCAGTCCGTCAACCCGGAGGGGGGCAAAATGGGGATTCCGGGAGACCCCAAAACGGCGCTGGAACCGGGGGTTTTCTCCCTCCCAGGTAATGATACCGTTATTGTCCCGTTCAAAGGTAAATTCAGCCCCAAAGGGCCCTGTAACGATGACCCCCTGGATGGTTTTTGAACCCGTAACGGCATCCCGGACTGCATCCTTAAAGGGCTCCTCCATGAATCCCAGCACACCCGCAGAGGAGGCAATATCCGCCAGATCATAAAATTCCCTTTGAGCGATATTCCGGCGTTCATTAATACCCGTAATTATCCGTATAACGCCGGTACCGATGGCCGCAGCGTACAATACGATACTTATCACTGCAATAATTGATGTAACTTTTATTCGCATAAACGTAGTATAATCGGTTTTTGAAATTCTTGCTAGAATGTTTTAGAATATTTGTATGAGTTTACGAAAAATACGCCTTCCTCCGGGCTGGTATCCCCAAACAACAGAGGCGGTTTCCCGTTTTTTGGAAAAAACCATTCGGGAAAACCGGGATGATGGGACCGCATCGGCTGCGGCAGCTCCCCATGCGGGTTGGCGTTATTCAGGCGCCATTGCCGCCAGAGCGTTCCTGTCGTTGAAACGGGACGTGGATACGGTGCTTGTAATCGGCGGCCATATTCCGGGCGGAATGCGCCCCCTTATGGCCGAGGAGGACGCTGTGGAGACTCCCTTGGGGGATATACCGGTGGATACGGAATTTCGTATTGCCCTTGGTCAGTCTCTGGACTGTCTGCCGGACCAATATGCCGATAATACTGTTGAGGTACAGCTTCCAATGGTTCGTTATTTCTTCCCGGCGGCAAAATTGCTCTGGCTCCGGTTCCCGGCAGACGAAAGTTCCTTTGAGTCGGGTAAGGAAATTACCCGGATAGCCGAAAAAATTGGTCGGAACTTGGTGGTTTTGGGTTCCACGGATCTGACCCATTACGGGAACAACTACGGATACAGTCCCCAGGGCGGAGGCAAAAAGGCCCTTGCCTGGGTTCGGGATGTAAACGACGCCAATTTTATCGCCGCAGTTAAATCCGGCGATCCCCGGGCAATTTTAGACCGGGCGGAGAAAGATCGTTCCGCCTGTTCTGCCGGGGCTATTCTGGGGGCTCTGGGTTTTGCAAAGGGCTTTGTCCAAGAATCCGGCGTACCAAAGGCTGAGCTTCTGGCTTACGGAACCAGTGCTGGCGAAAATCCGGAGGAGGGGGAAATCCCCGACTCTTTTGTGGGGTACGGAGCTTTTTGTTGGAGATGAAGGGGGGAAGGAATGGGCATACATACAAAATCTGAACAGAAACCTTGGCAGGAAAAGGAACCCTTTGCCTATTCCTTCCCCTACCGTTCCTGGGACAGCATGATGCCCCTTTTTACCTTTCCCCTGCATTGGCATGAATACCATGAAATACTGTATGTGGTAAAGGGGAAAACCTATGCGTCCTTAGCCGGTGAAACCTACGAAGCTTCGGAGGGAGATATAATAACCATAAGCAATGGTATATTGCATGGTTTTTTCCCCTCAAGTCCCGGTACATCGGCTCGAATATTCCAATTTGAATCTAAAATATTTAATGAAAGCGGTATTGAGCTGCGGGACGGCGTTCATGGGGATCCGGTATTTGCGCGGAAGCCCCTGCTGAGCGCGAAAAAAGACGGAATCCTCTATAAAAAAGCGATGTCCCTTATTATGGATATGTTTAAGGAATATAACCAGCGGGACGCCGGATTTCGCCTCTCCATCAAATCTAAGCTTTATGAATTTGCCCTGATGTTTCTCCGGGAAATACCCTCCGAACAAGTTATCAGACCAAATAAAAACACGAACCATAAATATATGAATGAGCGGCTGGAACAAATATTATCCTTTATATTTAAAAATTTTGATAAATCGAATATTACCCTGGATGATGCCGCCGGGGAGGCTGCCTTAAGTAAATTCCATTTTACCCGGTTCTTAAAGGAACAGACCGGACAGAGTTTTCATTCCTACCTTTCCATGGTACGGATCAGCCATGCGGTGGAGTATCTTGTTAAAACCGATACCTCCGTTACGGATATTGCCTATCAAAGCGGCTTTTCAAGCTTGAAAACGTTTAACCGGGTTTTTAAAACCTATACGGGGAAAAACCCCTCCCAATACCGGTATGAGGCCAGTGTCGGGGGCGAGGCCATAAAGGCCCTGGTTCATCAGAAATAAATAGCAATTTTTGAGGTAAACTCAACAATAATTGGCGAGCACAATTTTCCACCTACCCCTACAATTCATATAGGTTAGGAGGATTATAATGATAAAGAGAAAGCTTATTTTTGCGTTTGTTTTTGGTTGCGCGTTGATTACTCTGGTTCTTACCGGGTGTAGCAAGAAGTCTGATGGAGGGGCAGCCGGTTCAACCGGCGCTAAGCAGGTCATCAATTTGTGGAGTTTTACCGATGAAGTGCCTAAAATGCTCGATAAATATCGGGAACTTCACCCCGATTTTGACCAGAAATATGAAATTAAAACCACAATCATCGCCACGACGGACGGTGCGTATCAGCCGGCCCTTGACGCGGCGCTTTCGGGCGGCGGCAGCGGCGCTCCCGATATCTATACCGCCGAAGCGGCCTTCGTGCTGAAATACACCCAGGGGGATGCCGCTCAGTTTGCGGCTCCCTATGCGTCTTTGGGTATTGATGTCAGCAGTGCGCTGCGGGAAGCCGACATTGCCCAATATACGGTTGATATTGGCTCACGGGGCAGCGAGCTTGTTGCCCTCGGCTTTCAGGCAACCGGCGGCGCCTTCATTTACCGGCGCTCCATTGCCCGCGATGTCTGGGGTACCGATGATCCGGCGGCGATTAAGGGCAAGGTTGGCCCCGGTTGGGACAAATTCTTCGCCGCAGCCGCCGATCTTAAAGCGAAGGGTTATGGCATCGTTTCAGGTGACGGCGATATATGGCATGCGGTTGAAAACAGCTCCGACCGGGGCTGGATTGTAGACGGCAAGCTCAACATCGATCCGAAACGTGAAGAATTCCTCGATCTTTCAAAGCGGCTTAAAGACAACGGTTATCACAACGACACCGAAGACTGGCAGGACGCCTGGTTTGCCGACATGAAAGACGCCGGTGCAAAAAAGGTCCTGGGCTTCTTCGGTCCCGCTTGGCTCATCAACTACGTTATGGCAGGTAATTCCGGCGGCAGCAAGCCCGGCGAAGGCACCTACGGCGACTGGGCGGTCTGCGAGCCTCCGGTCGGCTTCTTCTGGGGCGGCACTTGGCTTTTAGCCAATAAAGACAGCAAGGTTAAGGATGCTGTCGGGGACATCATTAAATGGGTTACCCTCGACTATTCCGAAACCGGGTTGCAGTATTACTGGGCCAACGGCACGCTTAACGGCCCCGGCGGGACCAAGGACACGGTCGGTTCCGGTACTGTCATGAGCCGCTCCGACGGTTCACTTGAATTCCTCGGCGGACAGAATATGTTTGATGCATTCGTCCCTGCGGGACAATTTGCCAATGGCAAGAACCTTACCCAGTACGACGAATCGATCAATCTAAGCTGGCGCGGACAGGTACGGGAATACACCAACGGCAACAAGTCCCGCGCTAAGGCCCTTGCAGACTTCAGGCAGCTGGTAGCGGACAATCTTGATATACGGTGACCCGATGACGGCTTGCCATCATCTTCAGGTTTGACCTGAAAGTCTTGGGCGCCTTTGGAAAACGGGGGAATAACATCCCCCGTTTATTCATAGCAAGGAGGTCTTATGCAGCGCACAAGTGTCAATTATTCAAAGTACGGGTATATCTTCTGCATACCATTTGTTCTTGCCTTTCTTATTTTTTCGTTATACCCCATACTGTATACCGCAGTTATTGGTTTTACGGATCTGCGGGGTTTGGGCAAGACGGATTTTCATTTTTTGGCTAATCCTTTCGAAAATTTTCAATCGGTTCTTAATAATCCTTCTTTTATTAAATCCTTGCAAAATACGGGGCTGATTTGGATAATCAATTTTATCCCCCAGATAGCGCTGGCGTTGCTGCTCACCGCATGGTTCACCAATGAACGCCTCAGGGTAAAAGGGCAGGGGGCGTTCAAGGTTATGCTGTACATGCCGAACATCATTACAGCGGCAACCATAGCAATATTGTTTAACTCCCTGTTCGCCTATCCCATGAGTCCGGTCAACTACCTTGCCGTGAAATTGGGGTTTATAGATGCACCGATGAATTTCCTGCTTCAAAAATGGACGGCCCGGGGTATCGTGGCGTTCATCCAGTTCTGGATGTGGTACGGCAGCACAATGATCGTGCTTATTGCCGGCGTAATGGGCATAAGTCCAACGCTGTTTGAGGCGGCTGCAATCGACGGCGCTTCGGGTATACAGACGTTCTTCCGCATAACCCTCCCCAGCTTACGGACAATATTGCTCTATACCCTTATCACGAGCATGATAGGCGGATTGCAGATATTCGATATACCGAGGCTGTTCCTCCTCGGCGGTCCCGATAACGCTACGCTTACAACGAGTGTATTTATTTTCAATCAGGCTTTCAGCGGAAGCTATCTTTACAACAGGGCGGCGGCTGCAAGTATGATTATGTTTCTTATAATAGGGGTATTGTCCGCGATATTGTTCTACGTTATGCGCGATAAAGATGCGGAGAAACAGAAAAAGGCGAAAAAAGAACTGGCAAGGGCGGCAAGGAGGTTCCCCTCATGAACATTCATCCGACGAACGTAGTAAGGAGGTTCCCCTCATGATCCGACATAACGATGCTATTTCCCGTAACCTGAGCAAGACGGTTATTTATATTGTTTGTATTTTTCTATCGATTTTAAGCATACTGCCTTTCTGGATTATGTTTATGAACGCAACCCGAAGCACATTCGAAATCCAGCAGAACGCAGTATCGCTCTTGCCGTCAAAATACTTTTTAAGCAACTGGAAAATACTGCTCGGCAAGAGTTTTAACCCCCTGGTTGGTTTCATAAACTCTTTTATTGTTTCCACAGGCGCAACCGTCTGCGCGGTGTACTTTTCATCCCTCACGGCTTATGCAATTGTTGCCTATGTGTGGAAAGCGCGGGAGGCGTTCTTCACCTTCATCATGTGCGTGCTTATGATTCCCGCCCAGGTTGCGGGCATAGGGTTCTACCAGTTTATGTACCGTATTCACTGGACAAACAGCCTTTGGCCGTTGATACTACCCGCCATAGCCGCGCCTGCAATGGTATTTTTTATGCGCCAGTATCTTCTTGCCTCGCTGTCCCTTGAAATCGTGGACGCAGCCCGCATAGACGGTTCCGGCGAGTTTGCCACCTTCAACAGGATAATTCTGCCTATTATGAAGCCCGCAATAGCGACACAGGCGATTTTCTCGTTTGTCGCCAATTGGAATAACCTGTTTACCCCCCTCATCCTGCTTACCGACAAGAATCATTACACCATGCCGATTATGGTAAGCCTTTTGCGGGGTGACATATATAAAACCGAATACGGTTCAGTATATCTTGGGTTAGCACTCACGTCACTGCCGCTGTTCGTCATATATTTCCTGCTTTCACGGTACATCATAGCAGGGGTAGCCCTCGGCGGCGTAAAAGAATAGGAGTAACCATGATAACTGTTTCAAATCCAATATTGCCCGGCTTTCATCCTGACCCGTCAATACTGCGGGTGGGTGATACCTATTATATTGCCAATTCAACCTTTGAATGGTATCCCGGGGTTGAAATTCACCGGTCAAAGGATCTTGCATCCTGGGAACAGCTTCCTTCGCCGCTCAGTGAAAAACGGCTTCTGGATATGCTTGGCAATCCCGCTTCCGGTGGAATATGGGCCCCATGTCTCAGTTATTCTGATGGCCTGTTCTACCTCGTCTTTACCAATGTCCAGAGTTGGAATTCAGGCCCCTGGAAGGATGCCCCCAATTACCTTACCACCGCCCCTTCAATCGAAGGTCCCTGGTCCGATCCGGTATTTCTGAACGCCTCCGGTTTTGATGCGTCCCTGTTCCACGATGATGATGGAAGGAAATGGCTGGTAAACATGGAATGGGATTACCGCAAAACAAATGTTGCCTGGCAATTCACCGGCATTCTTTTGCAGGAATATGATTGCAAAGAAAAAAAACTCGTCGGAAAAGTAAAGAATATCTTTACCGGGACGGCAATTAAACTGGTGGAGGGGCCTCATCTCTATAAAAAAAATGACTGGTATTATCTATTAACCGCCGAAGGGGGAACCCAGTATGAACACGCCGCTACCCTGGCCCGTTCAAAAACTATTGATGGGCCCTATGAGGTCCATCCGACAAACCCCCTGTTAACATCCTATGGAAGGACGGATCTTTATTTACAAAAGGCGGGACATGCCAGTTGGTGTGATACCCCCAATGGCAAAACCTATCTTGCCTTCCTCTGCGGACGTCCGCTCCCGGGAACGAAACACTGTGTCCTGGGACGTGAAACCGCATTAACAGAACTTGAATGGCATAGCGATGGCTGGCCCTATGTCAAATACGCGGACCTGAACGGGACGGATAAACCCCGCAGCGTTTTTGGGGAAAGCATTCCGAATTTTCCCGGTGCAAGCTTTGCACCGCCGGAGCCCCTTGCGGAGCTTCCGAAACCGTACTCTGTTTTAAAAAATTACCGGTTCGATACCAATAGTATTGACCGGGATTTTAAGACCCTGCGTACTGCGCCTGATACTGAGTTTTACTCCCTTAACGCCCGTAAAGGCTTTCTGCGTCTTCGGGGAGGACAATCGCCGGTCTCCCGGTTTAAACAAACCCTTCTGGCCCGCCGTCAGCTTGATTTTTCCTTTGCCTCGGAAACCTATATGGAATTTGAACCCAAGAGCTTTCATGAATTGGCTGGGCTTTCCTGGCGCTATGATGAAAATAATCAGTACCTGCTTGCCCTTTCCTATGATGAACAAAAGGGCAGGGTCCTTTCCGTTCATTCGATGATCGCCGGCGTGTATTCCCGGACCGATGATACGGCCTTGTCCAAGGATGGCGGAATCTGGCTTGGTCTGACCGTTCACGGTACTACGGGCAGATTCCGGTATTCCCTGGATGGGAATGTCTGGAATACCCTGCGGCCTGTCCTTGACGCAGCGGTCCTTTCGGATGAATATTATCAGGAGGGTTTTACCGGCGCTTTTATCGGCATGTTCTGTATAGATACGGCAAATTATGCCGCCCATGCTGATTTTAAGTGCTTTATGTATACGCCCTTAACGGAGGAATTACAATGATAAGGACTGTCGCCGGTATTGACATGGGTACCCAAAGTATCAAGGTGGTTCTGTACGACTGGAATGCCCATCGTATTATCGCTTCAAAGGCAGAGCCGGTAGAACTTATTGCGGAAAGTGACGGGACCCGTGAACAAAAAACAGAATGGTTTGATGCGGCGCTGGAAAAATGTTTTTCCGCCTTTTCACCGGAAGAAAAAAATAGTATTGCCGCCATAGGGATTTCGGGACATCAGCATGGTTTTGTGCCCCTGGACGCGGATGGTAAGGCTCTATACAACGTAAAGCTTTGGAATGATACTTCCACCGCCGAGGAATGCCGGATAATCACCCAGGCGGCCGGTGGGGATGATGCGGTCATAGCAGAGGTCTGTAACCTTATGCTGCCCGGGTTTACTGCCCCAAAAATACTTTGGCTTAAACGGCATAAACCTGAGGCTTTTGCCCGGCTGCGCTACATTATGCTTCCCCACGATTACCTTAATTACCGCTTTACCGGTGAATACAAAGCCGAATACGGGGATGCCTCGGGTATGGCGATTTTTAACGGGAAAACCCGTTCCTGGTCAAAGAAGATATGCGCCATAATTGACGAAAAGCTCCTTGGTTTGCTGCCCCCCCTTATCAATTCGGATGAGCCCAACGGCTTTGTCCATGACGCGGCGGCCAAGCGTTTTGGGATTCCGGCGGGGATTCCCGTTTCTTCCGGGGGCGGTGATAATATGATGAGCGCCATCGGAACCGGCACGGTTCGGGATGGGGTTCTTTCCATGAGCCTGGGCACATCAGGTACCCTCTACGGTTACTCGGAAACGCCCCTGTCTGATCCAAAAAACGGGCTTTCGGGCTTTAATTCATCCACCGGCGCTTATCTTCCGCTTTTGTGTACGATGAACTGTACCGTGGCCACCGAAGAAGCCCGTCGTATATTTAACCTGGAGGTGAAAGAATTCGACGCGCTGGCGGAAAAATCAAAACCCGGAGCGGAAGGCATCGTGTTTCTCCCCTTCTTTAACGGCGAACGCACCCCGAACCTTCCCAATGGCCGGGCGAGTATTTCCGGTATTAGCGCGGTTAACTTTACCAGGGAAAACGTAGCCCGGGCCGCGATGGAATCGGCAATTTTTGGGATGCGCGGCGGTCTGGAGGCTTTTGTGAAGCTTGGCTTTAAGGCCCGTGAAATCAGAATCACCGGCGGGGGGAGTAAAAGCCCTATCTGGCGTCAGATGGCAGCGGATATTCTGAACATCCCCGTAAAACGTCCTGCAAATGCGGAATCCGCCGCCATGGGCGGCGCAATACAAGCCCTCTGGTGTCTCCTGAAAAAAGATGGAAAGCCTGCGGATATAGCGGTCCTTACGGATGAACATATAGAAATTCAGGAAAATGAAAGTATCAAACCGGATAGCAAAACTGTCGCTGCATATAATACCGCATATACGGAGTATAACAAGTACCTTAAAGCGCTTAGTCCGCTTTATCAATAATGAGAATTGGAGTATTGTATGGCAAATTATTTTACCGGCGGCAAGGA
Protein-coding sequences here:
- a CDS encoding FMN-binding glutamate synthase family protein translates to MNLQRPNGNDATRSVNRSTSVVPSSGLCSRCIDGCKGNCEIFKATFRGRELIYPGPFGDITAGGDKNYPVDYSHLNIQGYAQGAEGLPTGTPADPDHARFPLVNTETEYGWDKKVKMTMPVFTGALGSTEIARKNWEHFAVGAAISGVTIVCGENVCGIDPGLELNGSKKVAKAPDMDRRIAAYKKYHSGYGEILIQMNVEDTNLGVAEYIIEKHKIETIELKWGQGAKCIGGEIKVGSLERALELQKRGYIVTPDPSDPIIQASFKDGAIKEFERHSRLGFVTEEGFMKEVARLRGLGFKRITLKTGAYSLKELAMAIKYCSKAKIDLLTIDGASGGTGMSPWRMMEEWGVPSLYLHSAAYEYSSILAAQGERAPDLAFAGGFSSEDGVFKALALGAPYVKAVCMGRALMIPGMVGKNIAQWLKDGNLPKTVADYGSSPEEIFVNYEKVKNIVGGGEIDKIPLGAIGIYSYADKLKVGLQQLMAGARRFNLSIISRKDLMSLTEECTKVTGIPYLMDCYRDEAMKILRG
- the amrB gene encoding AmmeMemoRadiSam system protein B codes for the protein MSLRKIRLPPGWYPQTTEAVSRFLEKTIRENRDDGTASAAAAPHAGWRYSGAIAARAFLSLKRDVDTVLVIGGHIPGGMRPLMAEEDAVETPLGDIPVDTEFRIALGQSLDCLPDQYADNTVEVQLPMVRYFFPAAKLLWLRFPADESSFESGKEITRIAEKIGRNLVVLGSTDLTHYGNNYGYSPQGGGKKALAWVRDVNDANFIAAVKSGDPRAILDRAEKDRSACSAGAILGALGFAKGFVQESGVPKAELLAYGTSAGENPEEGEIPDSFVGYGAFCWR
- a CDS encoding AraC family transcriptional regulator; translated protein: MGIHTKSEQKPWQEKEPFAYSFPYRSWDSMMPLFTFPLHWHEYHEILYVVKGKTYASLAGETYEASEGDIITISNGILHGFFPSSPGTSARIFQFESKIFNESGIELRDGVHGDPVFARKPLLSAKKDGILYKKAMSLIMDMFKEYNQRDAGFRLSIKSKLYEFALMFLREIPSEQVIRPNKNTNHKYMNERLEQILSFIFKNFDKSNITLDDAAGEAALSKFHFTRFLKEQTGQSFHSYLSMVRISHAVEYLVKTDTSVTDIAYQSGFSSLKTFNRVFKTYTGKNPSQYRYEASVGGEAIKALVHQK
- a CDS encoding ABC transporter substrate-binding protein, which produces MIKRKLIFAFVFGCALITLVLTGCSKKSDGGAAGSTGAKQVINLWSFTDEVPKMLDKYRELHPDFDQKYEIKTTIIATTDGAYQPALDAALSGGGSGAPDIYTAEAAFVLKYTQGDAAQFAAPYASLGIDVSSALREADIAQYTVDIGSRGSELVALGFQATGGAFIYRRSIARDVWGTDDPAAIKGKVGPGWDKFFAAAADLKAKGYGIVSGDGDIWHAVENSSDRGWIVDGKLNIDPKREEFLDLSKRLKDNGYHNDTEDWQDAWFADMKDAGAKKVLGFFGPAWLINYVMAGNSGGSKPGEGTYGDWAVCEPPVGFFWGGTWLLANKDSKVKDAVGDIIKWVTLDYSETGLQYYWANGTLNGPGGTKDTVGSGTVMSRSDGSLEFLGGQNMFDAFVPAGQFANGKNLTQYDESINLSWRGQVREYTNGNKSRAKALADFRQLVADNLDIR
- a CDS encoding carbohydrate ABC transporter permease, which encodes MQRTSVNYSKYGYIFCIPFVLAFLIFSLYPILYTAVIGFTDLRGLGKTDFHFLANPFENFQSVLNNPSFIKSLQNTGLIWIINFIPQIALALLLTAWFTNERLRVKGQGAFKVMLYMPNIITAATIAILFNSLFAYPMSPVNYLAVKLGFIDAPMNFLLQKWTARGIVAFIQFWMWYGSTMIVLIAGVMGISPTLFEAAAIDGASGIQTFFRITLPSLRTILLYTLITSMIGGLQIFDIPRLFLLGGPDNATLTTSVFIFNQAFSGSYLYNRAAAASMIMFLIIGVLSAILFYVMRDKDAEKQKKAKKELARAARRFPS
- a CDS encoding carbohydrate ABC transporter permease — encoded protein: MIRHNDAISRNLSKTVIYIVCIFLSILSILPFWIMFMNATRSTFEIQQNAVSLLPSKYFLSNWKILLGKSFNPLVGFINSFIVSTGATVCAVYFSSLTAYAIVAYVWKAREAFFTFIMCVLMIPAQVAGIGFYQFMYRIHWTNSLWPLILPAIAAPAMVFFMRQYLLASLSLEIVDAARIDGSGEFATFNRIILPIMKPAIATQAIFSFVANWNNLFTPLILLTDKNHYTMPIMVSLLRGDIYKTEYGSVYLGLALTSLPLFVIYFLLSRYIIAGVALGGVKE
- a CDS encoding glycoside hydrolase family 43 protein — protein: MITVSNPILPGFHPDPSILRVGDTYYIANSTFEWYPGVEIHRSKDLASWEQLPSPLSEKRLLDMLGNPASGGIWAPCLSYSDGLFYLVFTNVQSWNSGPWKDAPNYLTTAPSIEGPWSDPVFLNASGFDASLFHDDDGRKWLVNMEWDYRKTNVAWQFTGILLQEYDCKEKKLVGKVKNIFTGTAIKLVEGPHLYKKNDWYYLLTAEGGTQYEHAATLARSKTIDGPYEVHPTNPLLTSYGRTDLYLQKAGHASWCDTPNGKTYLAFLCGRPLPGTKHCVLGRETALTELEWHSDGWPYVKYADLNGTDKPRSVFGESIPNFPGASFAPPEPLAELPKPYSVLKNYRFDTNSIDRDFKTLRTAPDTEFYSLNARKGFLRLRGGQSPVSRFKQTLLARRQLDFSFASETYMEFEPKSFHELAGLSWRYDENNQYLLALSYDEQKGRVLSVHSMIAGVYSRTDDTALSKDGGIWLGLTVHGTTGRFRYSLDGNVWNTLRPVLDAAVLSDEYYQEGFTGAFIGMFCIDTANYAAHADFKCFMYTPLTEELQ
- the xylB gene encoding xylulokinase, giving the protein MIRTVAGIDMGTQSIKVVLYDWNAHRIIASKAEPVELIAESDGTREQKTEWFDAALEKCFSAFSPEEKNSIAAIGISGHQHGFVPLDADGKALYNVKLWNDTSTAEECRIITQAAGGDDAVIAEVCNLMLPGFTAPKILWLKRHKPEAFARLRYIMLPHDYLNYRFTGEYKAEYGDASGMAIFNGKTRSWSKKICAIIDEKLLGLLPPLINSDEPNGFVHDAAAKRFGIPAGIPVSSGGGDNMMSAIGTGTVRDGVLSMSLGTSGTLYGYSETPLSDPKNGLSGFNSSTGAYLPLLCTMNCTVATEEARRIFNLEVKEFDALAEKSKPGAEGIVFLPFFNGERTPNLPNGRASISGISAVNFTRENVARAAMESAIFGMRGGLEAFVKLGFKAREIRITGGGSKSPIWRQMAADILNIPVKRPANAESAAMGGAIQALWCLLKKDGKPADIAVLTDEHIEIQENESIKPDSKTVAAYNTAYTEYNKYLKALSPLYQ